ACAGCATATGCAAGAGGATAGATACCATTATTTGCATTTATTCCAACAGCTGCAAGTAAGTAGCCACCATAGTAGCCCTTCAAGAAACATCCATCTAAACCTACTATCCTCCTACAACCAGCCCTATGACCATCTTTGCATGCCTGCAGACAGACGTACATCCTTTGAAACAACCTGTTATCCAGATAACAGATTGTTGTTGTTCCCTCATTTTGTGTCCTAACCTCTAACAAATACTCATAAATCTTCTCATATTGAGCCTTGTGAGCTCATTCAATTAATTCCAATGCCCTAAGTTTAGCCCTCCTACATTTGGTTAGTGAGACTATGCAACACAAATCTCTTTTGACATCTTATTGTAATGATTTCAGAGAATAATCAGGATCAGCAATGGAATTTTCTTTATAATGTTCACCTATCAAAGCTGACATTGCattcttatttttatatactttagaaCAAGTATGGTTAGGGTTTGAACTCCTAATTTGCCAAGTCTGGTCAGTAGGGTCATTATGGTTTAGTCTAGAAGCCCATATGAACCAATGACATTTTTCACTGCAGACTgcatttaacattttaaaatcatttttgggaagcTTAATAAAATAATTGTTCAACCTACCATACTGTTTGACAGCTTCTTTAGACTATCTTTGAACTTAAATAACATTCCAACCTTAAGTCTAGAATTACTCATATCATTCTCTAGGTTGAACTCAGGCCAATTTTGGCCATCTGAGTCAGATTCATGTGCACTATTTAACTTTCCAGAATCATCACTATCACACAATTCATCTACTCCTATACCATCCATGTTTAAACCATCTAAATTAACACCTATCCTATTAGACACATCACTTTCAGATGCATCACTACCAGACACATCACTACCAGACATGTCTTATTCATTCTCATTAAAATTGTCATCAATTAAACCTGCCAAACAAAGCACTCATCAATAAAGGCAGACGACAAAGGCAAACACTTTAATCATTTCTGTCAGAATAACCAATACAAAATACCtaataatttaatacaaacacaaccatttctgTCATGCACGTGGCAGACAACAaccaatacaaaaataatttaatacaaacacaaccatttttgcAACATACAATATAGCAGTTTGGATAAAACAATGACAAATATATACAACAAACATCAGTTTGATAATGacattcaaattttgattttgccATATACAATATAGCAGCTTGGATACAAAAAATTGCAGATATACACAATAAACATCAGTTTGATAATGACATCCATACAATTGCAGATACAAAAAATAAACATTAGTTTGATAATGGCATCCATACAATGGCAGATACAAATAATAAACATCATGCATATGGCATACAATACATATTATGTGTCATACAAATCGAAAtccaaattgaaatcaaaatcaaaatctaaaGCTAAATTGAGATCAAAATTGaaaccaaaatcaaaatcaaaatcaatgagtatttcaaaattgaaatcaaaatcaaaatagaaatcgaaatcaaaatcagaatcagaatcagaatcagaatcgaAATAACCTTAAATAACCCTAAatcaaaataacaacattaaaatccaaaaaaattaaaacaaaatgcaACAACTTACCTGTTAAAGTGGATGTAACGACACTGGTAACTTCTCTTTTATTGCCCATTGTCGCTGAGAGTAAAAAACACTGAATGAAATCTGGTTTCGTCTTCTTTTCTTCCCAAACAAAATAAACCAATCGTACCCTAAACCCTTATACCCTGTTAATTGATTTTTAACCTTAAAGCCTTATTAATCAATTCCCAAATTAGTTTCAACCCCAAAAAACCTCGAAATCACAATCAAAATTTTCGAAAACCAGTTTTCTTTTTTCCCCCTAAATCCCCTTAATCCTAATTTGTTTCTAACCCTAAAATATTTAGTCCAAAACCCTTCAAATTTTTTCCCTAAACCCGTCCCAAAGCAAACCCTTCAGCCGCTTcaccaacgtggcaagttaacttgccacatcagcTGCTTAACTTAACACGTCAGTGGTCCCGTTAACCCCTTAACGAAAACTGGTAAttagtgactattttgtcactttttcataacgttagtgactgttttgtaacttttcaaaagtcgagtgactgaaatgaaacctaggtgactgttttgttagTTACCTCAAAGTTGGGCGACTGATGGTGTAATTTActctaaaaataattatggttttgattgaaatcacatacatatattttttaaaatttataaaaatataaaaatatatcaatattcttaaaataatatttattattttttaaaataataattttccagTAAATTCACGATTGAATCGAGAATTGATTGATAATTAACATCAGCTCAGTTAGATAAGAATTTGGGGTTATGAGTAAAATGTTAAATCCATATATATTCtgatttattattgaattatacTCAACATCAATCTTAAGACGTTAACTCAATCCCGATCCCATTCCCACATCGCATAGATCTCCCCGTACACCCGCCTGTAACCTTATCACTCGCGTGCATGTTAAGCTATTTAATAATACTTTACTTTGACCCAACAAATAAAACCCTGTCTTacaggaaattaaaaaaaattaaaaaatatatatatttctctttCTTCCTTGTGTTATGAAAGCGCGAGCCAAAGCGTGCACAAATGCATGCGCTCTCTTTAATAAAATCCCGACGCTGATGCTGATGCAacgttttatttttgttttttctttttcctaatattaaaaaaaaagaaagaaaattaaacttttataaaCTAATCCAACGCTGATAAACATATATTGTTTcttaatcatttatttaatttaaataaacatttgtaGGAACTTCAACTTCAACTAATTTTAAACAGTAAATACTTCATTTTTCActaattaaagttaatttaattaataaaaacgatatttttttaatccaaatTTAGATTAGCTTAGtggaatttcattttatttcgaGAGTGAACCACCATGATTTTTCCACGTGTCAACAGGAATCAAATCGTGAGGCAACGAGGGGAAGTGAGGTGGTATGCAAGCGGAGGAGCGTGAACATGTTGGGAAAAAGATAAAACGGCGTGGgagacttttttttttattttttaaagtctgCTGTTTCCTTACTGTACCAAAGATTTTGGTGTCGGATCGCAAGATTTTCTTCccctttgtttatttatttatttttctccttcAAAGTCttccaataaatataattttaattttctcgAGGTTAAACTgaaaacattaatttaaaaaaaaatgttttacatTATTATTCGGCATGAAATGACCACATTGACCTTTCAATTTCAAtccaataatattattattattgaatctTCTTaccaatgaaattaaatttcaaacattGTGGGCAGCGTGCGAGTGACCTATATTGAGTTTGGTTCATGTCTTGACTAACCAGGCTATGTTTAACCCTGAAATACttgattattaaataaataaaaacaataactGATCCTTTTGTGAAATATGTATTATAATTACAATCACTTTCTTGATTGGACCTAACCTCAATTATAACCAAGTGTTGAAGCAACTTGATTGGGGTACCCACTAATAATGTGACTTAAACTACCCAAAAAagaggggaaaagaaaagaaaaaatcaaaactaaaaatcCAAACTTATATCTACCCAAAAAGCATCAGTCATGTTATTCACTATGATTCTTACGTTGGAATGAGGAATTATTAATCTCGATTTCTTTGTTAGTTTTTAAGTTTAGTAACTCATTATCATAATTACTTTACTGTTAATTTTGACCTTAATTATTAAGGTAATATTAACTTCAACCCCCCTGACCTTGAGGGGGGCATGCAtagatagaaaagaaaatgatttatggAATTGCTAATTGGCCTGCTAAGTAATGAGATTAAATAAACTCATAAAGATCTCTTTAATAAGTGTTATAATTGCTTAAGAGGCCTTTGCTTAATTATTGCAGTGTTGACATTGGCTTTTAGACACATTCTGActtactttaaatatatatatcccTCTAAACAAAAGCTATAATCTCAAATCTGAAGTTTACCTCGAGTTTTGttaaaacaatatattattattcatatttCATGAAcaaattcttttgttttttatcCAATAAATTTCCATAATCATATTGGGTAGTGACAATTGAAGATTAGCATGTTTAATGGCAAGTTGCAAAGGcattggggggggggggaggggttTGCTTTACGCTTTTCAAAGCGTGGGGTGTTGTGTGTTTGTTGGAGAATCCACAACCAAAATGGTTCCATGCTCTTTCTATCCCCACCACCAATATTTAAATACCATATTGCCCCTTAGAACAAGTTTTAGTGGCATGAAACATGgaattttgtttaagttttttGCTAATTATTCCACACCGCATATGACTTTCTAATAAATCCCCTCTCCCAGTATTATACTAATCCTTACAACTACCAAcacaatattataaaaaattaaatggaattTTGACTTTAGAATTAATTTTTCATGTTTGGAGTTTTTCAAGCATTGGGGTAGTCTATAATTTTGTATTAGCATTTAGCTAGCTAGCTAGGTTTTCAACTCACCATATCCATGAAAAATGGTCGGTCCACTAGTAAGTCAATATATGTATATGCAGTGAAATTTTATGTGATGGTGCCTTGCACGatatgtaaatttttatttacttcgTGGGAAAGATAAAATGACATATGCATTTTTATTTTGTATcaaaaagaaaaggataaaaaaaaaggTAGGGGAGAAATTCGGTTAAGTGGTTAGTCCACAACAACCACAATTATGCCATCCCTCGAGGCATTATTTGATAATTGATATTTGGTACtattttatttggaattaaaaaaaaaaggttgtaaAAAGTTTCAATATTATGGCAACAATGATGAGATTAAGCTTATTTTCATTTGATGATGTCTCCATTTATCTATTTgtattcaaaatattattttttaatggaaaatattttaaaaaaaagttagtgtacaattatttattatttatagatgTAATTGGATAAAATTAGCATTTCCGCAAAATGAAGGAATTGGACCCAGAACCCGAACCGGTAATGTCATAACCATCCGAGAGGGGCCCGAACACCAAACACCCACCGCACGGACTCTAACTGTGCTTCATCATTtcttcatttaattcatgtcaaaacctttaattttaaaatttaattatttctttaactttaattaatttcCTCACTTTTTTATGTGCACCAAGGACATTTTCGtcattttattttccctatttaaTATATCCAGTAATATGTTAGGATCCGTGCATTCCATAAATCTCAACCCTTTGACTGTAATCCTCATTTTTCTCTCTctggaaaagaaataaaaatttccaGTTTCAGATTGCATAAGTCTCTCTTTCTCTATTTGTAGCTAAGGATTGGAGCAACCTGGAGTTTTTTCTCCCCCTTTTAATCGTTAGCTTCTTTGATGCTTTTGGTTTTcacattattttttttgtaataaagcTTCAATTTTGTTGCTAGGAGTTTTAGCTCATTATGTTTAGTGGTAGTTCCTCTTTGCAGGGTTCTTGAATTggttgtgtgtgtgtgtgtgtgtttttctGGGGGGGAGCGTTAACAAAGGGAAGTGAACGGTGGCTATTTGCAGTGAAGAAGGAACAGCATGCGTTGGTGGTTGAGTCGTTCTATTGATGTTTTTCggaaagttatttctttgaactTGTATTGTAGAGTGATTCTGTAATTCCAAAACCTAGCGTCTTCAAGAtccatccttttttttttcttgtttcttaGTTAGTGTTATATCATCCATGGGATCTACTTTTTTCATCGTTGTTCCATGTTATGTCCGCCAGATTAGCTGAACACCTTCAATCACGTCGCTCAAAATTTGTAATCCCAGAAAATTATCATTTCTTAGTAGTGGTAgttgttgaattttagttaatctAGATTCTGGATCTTGGGGTTTTGAATACGTTTTCCTACCTGGAAGATCCTCTCTTTTGGCGCCATATTGAAGGGGTGTTGGGAAGTAGTTATGGTGTGCCAAGCAGCGACCCAAACAAGATTCCGGGCATTGAAGTACGAAAATGGTATTGCAGGGAGTGCCACCATTGTAGTTAGAGTCATAGCATGCTTTCAACCTCTTCAGGATTGCCAGGTTCATTTTTCTTCCTTATTTTTAATTGATGAAAGAATTAGATACCCGTTTTGTTTGGTGATGTTTTTACACTTCAttggttcatattttcttttatttatcatGAGAGATTCcttgttcttttattattattttttgttattgatGTTTGGTAAGAAAGTTTATGTCCAAACTCCTTACtgaatttcctttttatttttttccaggcTGAATATTTCCGTCATTTGCTTAAGCCCGTTACGTAGGTTGCCTTTTACGTTTTCGCGTTCAAGTTAAGCTggaatttttagttttcatttttcgccttgttctttttttttttttgagagaaACTGCAAGTAGACTGCCATTTTCACTGCTACAGCATAAACATCTGGTATGTGGTTATATCTCTGCTACTTGGTGTTATGAATATCTGCTTATTATTCTTTGGAATACCTTTTTCAAGTTTTATGGTGTTTTTATGCAGGTGATTGTTCTTGTTGAATGGGAGAAGGCTGTGGATCTTGGTTTCCTCAGCAGCAATTTCATTGGCAATCACCCAACTTGAATTCTTTGGCTGCTCCCAATCCGTTGGGACTGCAAAGTACTAATCCTAGATTCATGAACTTGGGTACTGATATGGTCTCTGTTACTGGGACTTCGCAGTTTTATGCAAATCCAGAATTATCTCACTTTGGGGTTAGCCAACGAAATGAACCTCGTGGCTGGTTTTACTGTTTGCCCTGTTTCAGACAGGTCTTTGCACCCGCTTCAAACTCTTTGTTGAAAGAGCAACACCTGGCTGACCGATATGAGAATCTTAAGGAAAGTGGTACCTCCAAGGCAGGGACCGGGGCTGCTGAGAAGAGATTCCTTGTTTTTGATCAATCTGGTGATCAAACTACCCTGATTTTCAGTTCTGCTATTGGGACTCCTACCAAGTGCCTGTCTTCTTGGGGTCCAAAATCTCCTGCTGCTGGTAACTTTAATGGGGATGTTCCCATGGCTAAAGCAACAAGGAATCTTCACTCTGGACCGATATCTACAGATGTGTCTTATCACAAAGGGACTGATGTGCAAAGTGAAATGCACGAGGACACTGAGGAACTCAATGCGTTGCTTTATTCGGATGATGATAGTGAGTATTCCGAGGATGAAGAAGTTACAAGCACTGGTCATTCCCCTAGTACAATGACTGCTCAGGATGAGCAATTTGAGGGAGGTAGTGAAGAGGTTGATAGCTCTACAAGGCTAATTAAAAAGCGAAAACTGCTTGATGGCAGTTATGGTTGTTTGCCCTTGCTTATGGATACTGCTAATTTGGGGAATTTTAACAGATATTCTGAATACGAGGATGATGCAGATTCAAGCTGTGCCAAAGGCCAAAATCCTGGATCAGGTGATACAGATTCGTCTTCAAGCAACAAGAGAATGAGAAAGGATAAAATCCGAGAGACGGTGACTGTTTTGCGAAGCATAATCCCAGGCGGAGAGGGAAAGGATGCAGTTGCGGTTCTTGACGAAGCTATCAACTACCTGAAATCCCTGAAACTTAAAGCCAAAACCTTGGGACTTAATACTCTATGAGCTGCAGCCTGCAGCCTGCAGCTGTTCTCACAAGTAGTATTAGTTGTTATTTCTGTCATTGTTAGTGGAGCTGTGTTAAATAAGTGAAGTATACACAATCTTGCATGGagtttttcatatataatttggAGCCCTTCCAAAAATAGAAGAGCGTAGACAAAGAACATGAATCCTTCCCAATGATATTAGTTGGAAACCAGTAGCATAAGGGGTCGAAATCTCATCTCTATTTCCTAAAGGAAGCAAAGGATACATGAGTGTATACTATGTCCCAATAAAGGAAGGTGAACCATCATTAGTCAACATCTTGGGTTGTAGAGAAAGTGAAACTCACAGCTAGGCATGAGGGATGATGGGTTGGATGTGTGAATGAGAAGACTGGTTATTCCAAGAGGGACGCGGCCTCATAAAAAAGGGGGTCTAAGCGCACGCCCATTTGGTGTTTTGGGACCCCCAATCCTTCAGTTTCTTCTCCCTTTGTGTATTTCTTGTCAAGTGTTTTTTCACCTTTGATGCAGGAAATTGCACGAGCAAGGAGGCTTCTCCTATTTCATCATATGCTAATGCCACAGTTCAACCGGAAGGGGGCCCCCCCTTTCCCATATCACACCATCTGATGTATTATTCCTTTGCCATCATGGGACTCTTGTTTTTTGTTGTTAAAGTCGTGATTCTGCAGTGCTTTTAATGGGGGCTAGcaagttatatatatgtattatgatgatgatgatgtgagCAGCCATGGTTGGCATGGAACTTGATGTAATgttatgtttggtttggtgtaatgtaatgtaatgttTTGTCATCTAGCCAATGCGTTTACTATCTCTTGCATGCATTCATGTATGAGAAAGCGATGTGCTGTGCCCTTAACTCACTATCTGAAACGGTGCAAAGTagtttcttttttccattttaatgGCGTCTGATGGTTTAGGTGATGCATGGGACCACTAAAGCTGCAGCCTGGCCTgctttattttttaacattaggGTCTAAGTGGCATGGACCTTCCAGTTTACTATTTTGTctcgtgtatatatattttttcttaaaatgaaaattaattagtcACGTTACTTCTTGAGTGTTATAAGtaagtttattaaaaataaaataaattttggatccgaattataaaataatatcgaTAGCTTTGTTTATTATAGAGGGGAAATGGTTAAACCATATCCTCATTCAATGATTCAACAATTCGACTGGAAAAATAACCCATTTAATGAAATGGGTACTTCTCTATTTCATTCCTTATTGTAATACCAACTTTTTCGTGATACCTAGTCACTGCATGCGGCATTgaatattaatttctttttccatatttaccctttaaaatatttatatgatcaaataaataatataatattaaataaaatttcaaatataactgtataaataataaaatataatttcataattttagtaATAAACATTGTATTACTTAAATATAGAAGTTGGGTCTGTGACCCgatttcaaatattaaaattaaaattaaactttaaattatttaaattaaattcgaGTTGAAAATTCGATTGTTTCCAATCGCAACCCAAATTGGGTGGACCCTACTACATTGCGTGAGTCGCTCGATCCTGAATAAGtttacttataaataaaaaatgttttttgttcattttattatatttaataatttaataatatatatttttatgaaaaggTAAAACCATCAATTTCGATCTATTATTTGTATTTCATTTCTACCACGTATCTATTGTGTTTTATCCCATTTGGTTGAATTTGAGAGTTTTAGAATTTATGTGAATAGAAAATAATATCTTATTAGTGAGGTGATGAGACACTATTATTGATTTGAAAAAACATGGATGAAACTGGAGTTTCACCCAAAAGAGGTTGGCCCCTCATGTTATGTCATATCACCACCCCTTCTTtcttcaaccaatccaaaccattCAATTATGCTTTCATCAATTTgattcaatatataattcaaaaacTATCTTCAGAAAATCAATAAAGCCGGAAGTTTCCACGGGCTTTCTATAGATTGGACCTTCCTTACTGGGCTACTTTGCCCATTTAGTACCTACTCTCCTCCTCCCTTCTCTTAAACAATGCTCCTCATCACAACCCAACACTGTCTTTTTTTCTCCGAAATTTTTAGAATCTCTGCACAGTACGCACAGAGATGCAAAGGAAGGGAAGAAACGCATTTGTTTATTTGCTTGCTTTTATGCTTTAATGTCTCCAAACGCATTGCGTTGTCGtaattaaaaccaaaaaaaaaaaaggcccgTCTTAGCTTCAAAAGGACCATGGGAATTGTTTTCCGCATATGTTCATCGCTGATTACCAGCTTCGCTACCGATCAAAGCTAGGGTTTTCTAATATCTTTCCAGTTTTCTTTGTTTTTCGATATTAAAACTGGATGGAGCAGTGGCCGTTCCACGACGGCAACGTGCACAATCTACTCGAGAACAGGCGCATCGACATTGGCCACGTATTTTCCTCTCATTCTTCACAACAATTTGGTGTTCCCGTTTGCAGTTCTGAGGATTTGCGGAATTAATATAATTTCTCTTTAGTTAATCTGATGTGTAATTGAGAATTTGAGTAAATGCTACTGTGTTACCGGATTTTAATCCATACGTTCttcttattgaaattttgatcAAGAATCGAAGTGCTGGagcctaattttattttattttgttctgTTCAGTTTCCCCTGAATCTTGCTGATAGTTTAACTCTGACTATTTTCCATCTTTATTAGTTTCTTTGTAGTCAATTactatcaatctttttctttcctttttttgacTTACAATGGTGACTGTGCTTTATCTAACAgattcctttttggtgtttatGTAGGATGTTGGTCGTAGTTTGCAGATGCATTCGTCTCTGATTCGTAGGCTTTCAATGGAACAAGAATTGGAGGTTGTTTCAATTTTTGCATGTTTGATATTTGCATTTAGAAAGATGTTATAATTGACATGCATATCTTCTATTAGCAATTACAGTGGTAGTATTTCAGACTCTTTTaacactttatttatttatttatttatatatatgcactTTTTTCTCATGATGCATCATACATTATAGTAGTGGCATTTTATGGCAGTTGATTGAATGTATGCATTTTCTGTCTTCCTAGATTACATTGCAGTTATGCGTTGACTACTGTGCTAAATTAAATGCTGTCTGGATAATTTTCTAGTTGCCCGTTGATTTGCCACTTTTAATTTCGAGGCTTCAATGGGACAATGTTTTGTTACACTTACAGTTTTTTCTTTTCCAGTCCTTGTAAAATCATCTTACTATGTTCTTTGTTTGACAGGGACATCAGGGCTGTGTAAATGCTGTGGCTTGGAATTCAAATGGTTCACTTTTGATTTCTGGTTCTGATGATGCACTGGTATGAGACATCTTTTTTTGTCTACGAGTGTAATAGGTAGCATGAAAGTGGCCAAAGTTTaataatgtgaattttggctgaACTATGTTATCAGGGGTTTTGTATTTATATGGTGTTGATTGTTTCTAAGTTTGCCTCATTTACATTTTagtttggaaaatgtgaaatattgagTCTTCTAGTAATCCTTCTGAATCAGGATTACTGGGTTGTGTATCTGTGTTTA
The sequence above is drawn from the Gossypium hirsutum isolate 1008001.06 chromosome A05, Gossypium_hirsutum_v2.1, whole genome shotgun sequence genome and encodes:
- the LOC107957806 gene encoding transcription factor bHLH145 — encoded protein: MGEGCGSWFPQQQFHWQSPNLNSLAAPNPLGLQSTNPRFMNLGTDMVSVTGTSQFYANPELSHFGVSQRNEPRGWFYCLPCFRQVFAPASNSLLKEQHLADRYENLKESGTSKAGTGAAEKRFLVFDQSGDQTTLIFSSAIGTPTKCLSSWGPKSPAAGNFNGDVPMAKATRNLHSGPISTDVSYHKGTDVQSEMHEDTEELNALLYSDDDSEYSEDEEVTSTGHSPSTMTAQDEQFEGGSEEVDSSTRLIKKRKLLDGSYGCLPLLMDTANLGNFNRYSEYEDDADSSCAKGQNPGSGDTDSSSSNKRMRKDKIRETVTVLRSIIPGGEGKDAVAVLDEAINYLKSLKLKAKTLGLNTL